In Pseudophryne corroboree isolate aPseCor3 chromosome 2, aPseCor3.hap2, whole genome shotgun sequence, the sequence cccacaggcttcggaacgtgaaaagaaaacaaaggcctgagaactgtcccgattcaaatgatatctgaaaaacagggatcaacctcctttgcggttagaagcatatggagcgccgactgcagtatgactctcttgactcctgagacggttgtactacAAAatttagtctgtaaccgcccaagccttctcagtaCTCTCCGTAGGACCCCgacatgcgcctaccctgggaccctccaggtggtaggaaggtttgACCTGTAGTAGGTGTATAGGATGACTTAaagtcagactggaccgaggatgctgaacctctgcttcaactttttgccctgagatcccctggcgacggagatatcgcccgtgtggagtcgaaagcttgaaagggcacggaaaaatctaaaggaaagaccggtaaaggtctgtcttggagctggggcagtagtaggagaaagcaaagtggacttacctccaatggtttaagaaatcctgcagaaagttccttcccctgaaccatctgccccataggatttcatgttcacctgtcactgtcgcagccccagaggtcgtcgggttaagacaggccaagcgaaaatgcaggttccgagtctgcagacgtgaagacctccaaagaacataaagcagaatcgtgattctgacccgtaccaaagtatcaattgatcctgatgcaaaacatcctgtaacctagaggacgattgttccacaacctacctgctccggacaaggtagaaccccgctgccgtatatgtgcGTTCGATGGatgcctgagcaaggttgcctcaggaaaaaacggcagcttgttggaccggtgatacatcgaggggtataccctggagaggttctgataccctttcctgccgtctgcggggaaaggataggaaaacaaacattgtttgatacctgaaattgtgtattcgggtgtctaccggagcctgcccagctcatccgatactggaccagtcgctgtcatttcgtcatcggcgttgtaccctgatggacttgacgtgtccgcctcctttacctgcagtatcagacgaactgctgtataatgcacctggatattctgagacactggttcagactccacagaaaacagacatcatcagtattgtaacatggaaggttagcaaggttcctttagaaacctggagaggtgaaatgacgtataaggtctctggttaatagtgacattacctgcataatctgagctgttcaaacaggagtgtcctgcaggtgcgtggagggctctgcagatggctccgccgcatacttcacacctaagagggaattctttgactatcccaggtgagacaaacgaaaggagaaaaggtgggttaaataaacacagccctatgtaaggtctgcacgataatgtgtagtgaccgacacgattcaaataaactttctggagcagcggagacctgaaccagtaacgctgcgctgtgggacaggagtcttagccctaggctataggagctcaccttaaagttgttttttttttttggattcaaacccctgttcagatacccgctactagcgtactgagccacagcgctatttgtctgatgctttACACATAttcccaaattacaaatagcattagtaactagtgacaccaaggaataataaagggaaggcaacaccccgccctgcgtTGAGGGCTGAAGAGATGGCTGCCCCGCACAATCCCCACCTAACAGGTATTTCTCTGACTTGCGTAGCCCTATGTAATGTCTGCAGTATAACCTGCAGTGACAGAGTAGGAGCTTTAAAGTAGGTTTTTGTTGGGATCACAACCCTggtccctgtatgtagtgtaccactAATtacggtgcaccagatgtttctcggaggttccgctggtttttctaaatggtgaccagcctgtgagaaaagatgggggaaaatgttatgtggggtattctgttattagaaaacattgttttatcccctatatctggtaatcgggtagataaatactgtgtgaacccaatagggtagataattactgATGTATTTGTAGGTAAGAAATACTGGACAGTAGATTTTTAAATTATTAATGAACTGAGTCCCAGCTTCTGTATGAAGTTAGGAAATGCCGggcagaggactctactgcagggagGAATGTTGGAAAAGCTAAAAACCCCAGAGACAGGGTCTGTTGCCTAGCAACagtgagacctgggagcccgctgagtaaagcgggttataaACCTTTACTCCCCCCTCAGCGGGAGACTGTGGAGCGGCGTGCTGTAGCGGCGCAGGAAGCGGAgacagcccgctgtacagagcgggagttagctccgccccccctgccTCGCGTACCAatgtatcccccggccgccttgctgcggccggggagcgggtaaatgtaacccccggccgcctgtttgctgctgcctgggagcgcctgtatattttaaatgtaaccccccccccggccgcctgtatgctgcggccggggagcggtgtgtaacccccggccgcctgtatatgcaaagaaatcctccctgcacagcctgGAGAGGAatgtgctgcggccggggagcggtgtgtaaccccccggccgcctgtatgctgcggccggggagctgaGAATCTGAACCCGCcggacggagcgggagttagctccgcccctcttTTTCGGcgccacttttaatttttttcgctATGTATTACCCGGCTGCCTGTCAGCTTGTATGCTGCCGGGTAGTGTAAATGTAGCACCCGGCTgcctgtctgctgcagccggggagtgaagtgctgagcccgcttacagagcgggctgaagctccgccccccacataatggcgccaatttcaaaCTAGTAAGTGCGCCCTCTCTTGTGCTGATGCACTGCAGCGTTATAAGGGGGGCAGGACACAACGCAGGAAAGACAGTCACATCTAAAGTCTCACTCTGCACATAATTTGTAAAATCACACATCagtctggtgggggaggggggattgtactcaccactgtcctcTTCTGATGAAGtggccccaacacgcgccgcacgcagcggtgtccggccggaatctgtgatggagtggtcccgacacgcgccgcacgcagcggtgtccggcctctgTTGACGGAGTGGtcccaacacgcgccgcacgcagcggtgtccgaccactgTTACTTACCGCTGCcataatcttctgctggatggagtggtcccgacacgcgccgcacgcagcggtgtccgccaactcaggagagctcagtgtctccctcagccggggcccatcccgagccgcacgcagctgcgatgggaccccgccggcagctcccgcggtgcagactggcagtggcagagctgccagtctgtgcatgtgtgaaagaaaaagaaaataataaagaaaaaagaaaaaattcttcagctaaacccaagtgaaccagctcacctcgggcacatactaagactggcttggaggggagatagtaggggaggagctagccacagtgtgaaaatttttaaagtgccagctcccaattactgcctactatttccccattgtaactacgctccagtggcccctagtggatgaaggagaaaaagtgataaagtggagagagataacggaacagccaatcagctcctaactgctatgtcacaggccccGTTTGAAAATTCACATTTATgagctggttggtagtttatcactctatacttgatcacttttcaaggcttagtacatctggcccataaggAGCTTCGTCACAGTGGGACAGAATCGTGGTCCCCCAACAGTGCAGAAGGGACCCCATTAAGTcaggggaggagggagagcagACTATGGTGACATTTCAAATATTTcacaatattataaaaataaaagcgtgaaaaaaataaaatacaaaaacgtCATCAAATTTAGCCTTCAGACACATTAAAATGTTCTTGTAAGCCGGACCTTGCAACGCAGGCTATGGCTTTATGTATAAGGGGATAAATTatatatgaaagaaaaaaaaatatacatgggggggggggggggagatgagtaaAACCACTTATACAGAGAGCGCAGACCTTTGGGGCATGAGGACACTTCCCCGATAATCCACGCTTCTTCCACCGCCTGCACCTCCATCAGAACCTTTCCAGCCAACCCTTTCTCCACCACCAATACTGCGCCAATCCCACAGTTAAACGTCCGTGTTAGTTCCTCCTCTGACAGACCTCCCTCCTTCTGCAGCCATGAGAACACTCCTGGTATCCTCCAGCACAGGGCATCTGAAAATAGGACACATTCAGGAGCCTGGAATACAGAAGCTGCAACAATGGGAGCATCAATGCAGCGAGGGCAGCTGCCCTGTGTAATATCAGGAGTTCCATTATCAAACCTCAGCCACTGCTCCTCTCGCTTACCCAAAGTGACTCCAAGAGATGCAGGCAGGACCCTAGGAATGTTCTCCAGCAGTCCACCCCCAGTAATGTGAGCGTATGCCTTTACACAGCCAGACTTAAGAATGGGTAAGAGGCTCTTGCTGTAGATTTTGGTAGGCGTCAATAGAAGTTCTCCTGAGACGCAAAGCAGATTATAGAGACAATCACATTTACCCCGTAACAGAAATGTTCACCAACCTTTCTAACAGAGGGTCACTAGAATGTCTCTAAAGAGACCACAatttatacagtgtatggataggaGACAGACAGACATGACAGCCAGGGGTAATCATATGGAACCGTATGTAGAACTATGTATCAAATGCATATTATTCAGGTTAAGTGAGAAATAGTAGCACTGCACATTACATAGGCTCACCCAACGTCATGTCCCCACACCCAGACGGTGCTGCTGAAGATAGTTCCAGTCCCGACTTCTCAAGCACCTTCCTGGCCAGGCTGAAGCCGTTGCTATGAACGCCAGAGGAAGAGACGCCGATAACCAGGTCCCCTGCCGTGATCCTCTCCAGAAGTGGCAGCATGTGGCCCCTCTCCACTGCACCCACAGCAAAGCCGGCCAAGTCGTACTCCCCAGGGGCATACATTCCCGGCATCTCCGCAGTTTCACCACCTGCCAGGCAAACGGCAAGTAAGAGGCTTCAAAGAaatacacaaaaaacaaacaaaaaacaaacaaaaaaacacaacccactatatatttatttttggaTTTTGGCACTTCAATACTCGCTAATTGGAAAGGGGAGAGGAAATGGGTATTCATGTAGAACATTACCGAGAAGAGCACATCCTGCTATTTGGCAAGCTCTGGCTATACTGGCAACCACCGATCCAGCCACGGACACGTCTAAGGCCCCACAGGCAAAGTAATCcaggaaaaacagaggctctgctcCCTGTGCCAAGATGTCATTCACGCACATAGCCACTAGGTCCTGCCCGATGGTGTCATGCTTGTTACATGCCTGTGCAATCTGCAAAGACAATGGGTGAGCAAGGTTGTGGTATGATAGACTAAAAGGGTTCTGGAACAAACATCATGGAGGATGCATCATCTGCAGAACGTAATGTTTCATTACACCGTCCTACTCAGATGCTCTGTTACTGCAGATTTATGAGAGAATGATTTGTTAGCAGTGTCGTCTCTGCTGGGAACTACTTCCACCAACTTTGCGTTAAACAGACGCAGGAGCCAGGAACCGTTGGAAAATTAATTTCTGCTTTACCTTCAGTTTTGTTCCTACACCGTCAGTCCCGGATACTAGTATGGGGTCCATATATCCCGCAGCTTTAAGGTCGAACAGGCCGGCAAAGCCTCCAAGCTCCGCATTGCACCCTGTGGGCAGATATTCTGTCACGGCTACAGCCACAAAGTGATGTTGTGCAAATAAAATACAGAATGGGCTACAAAACATCCATAATACACAAAATAAGCCCAGAAATTGATGGATACATGATTACATTAACTGTCCAATACAGAATACTAGTCTTTAATCCAGCGGTGAGGAACCTGCGGCCCGAACTACACATCTGAGCATGCCCTGCAatcgttttagcatgaccaaatagcaaaactgtagcagggcatgctggaatgtgtagttcaacagctggatggCCAAAAGTTCCCCACCCCTTCTTTTAATCCAACAGTCTCATGGCCACGTAGACACTTGTTTTGTGGTACCATCAGACACAAATATCTACTGATCAACAGAACACTTCACGTACTCCGAGAACGGACAGTGGTCATTATACTAGAGCCAGGGAAGGCAACTgtgtagaactgcacatcccagcatgccctgccaataTTCATATGCACTAAgagtaaaactgtgtcagggcatggacttccacagcagctggagtgctacaaattggggtctattcatgaagcagtgaaaagtgtggagaagagaaccaggagaagttgcccatggcaaccaatcagcattgaacatttagaatttgcatactatacaattatacggagTAGctgattggagaagttgcccatggcaaccactcttcactgcttcatgaatagaccccattgactACCCCTGTACTAGAGGATGGGGCCTTATGGTGAAAGCTCACTAAGTCGGGGCAGAGACTCAGTATTGTCTGTCCAATCAGGCTGCTCACTTGGATCACATGTTGTACCTGGACCATCATACCTGGTCTCGCAGTGGCTTTAGCAAAAGGTTTAATTTTCTGGACAAGAGCATTCCCAGCCCCAATATCCACTCCGCTGTCTTTGTATGTCAGGGACCTGGCGATAGAGAGCACACGTATAGGAAACTTTCCTCTAATAATCGTCCCACCACAGAACTAGGATAGGATAGGTGCGGGAGTAAGCAGACCTTTTATTATGATGTATAAATTCTATACATTACAAATACGACTTCAACCATAATAAATCACACATGTGCACACAATCAAATATTAGTTTCCCTTGAAAATAGACTTTTGGTAAACACAGGGTACAGATGCTCTTGGTACGAGTATGGTGACCAACATCGCCTTTTCCTGCCACTAGATCTCAGAGAGGACAAGCCCCTGACCACTGCGCCATTTTGCTACTTCAGAGGTTCCAACAGAGGCATGGGGAGCTCATCACGGTATGCGTTCAAGATCCCGGGAGCCGTAATCCTGACAGCCGTTAAAATACAGATGCTGGCATCCTGGAGGAAAATCAGAATCGAGATACCGAAATCCCAAAAGGTACGTATGCACTGCagcgttagatttaggctgcaaggggggggtaggtttaggcacctcccgaGGGTGTTAGGCTTAAGCTGcagggggggggtttagggttagcaaCCACcgggggattgttagggttaggcactgaggggggagggttaggtttagattgcAGACAGGTAGGAGGTTAGGGTACAGAATGCACCCGTCGGAATTGCCGCAATCGGGATTCCGGAGTTGGAATACTAACCATACGCTGGCTATTCATACTGAACACCTCATAACTAATATGGGACACAGTGCTGCTAATGACATGGTGAGTGTTTTACCTCAGATACCCACAAAATGGACACTTCTCAAGGAGATGCTGACTTAGGGAGTTCAGCAATATCCAGCAACCATAGAATAATACATGCTAGAAGTACAGTAAGGAAAACTAACATGGAACTTAAATTAcaacgaaaaaaaaaaacacaattgggTCACGTCTCAGATACCAAAAGCGCGTTACTCCTAATCCCAGGCCGTGCAAGGTTTACCATCTGTGCCACCTAAGGATGCTTAACAAAACATAAtggacaaaataaaataaaaaacattgggttttattttcatttatttttattaatataaagTACAACTACATAGACCACCACCACTGTAAATCAGAACACGTCACCATAGATTTCATCACGGGTCCTCCAATACACACCTGTGCTGCGTGAGGTACGCTATAGCGCGGTAACCTATATCCTTTCTATACACTGCGTCAGAAAACGTTATGGCTTCAACCCCTTTGTTTGCCTCTTCCAGAGCAGACACCAAATCCTTCCCAATAGACGTAACCGTAAGAACACGACCGCCGCTGGTGACCACCTTGCCATCCTTTAGAGCGGTGCCAGCATGGAACACCTGCAGGCCAAGGTCTTTGGCTTCAGTAAGTCCTGGAAGAGAACCCAAAAGGAATGAGCCACAAAGTCAAGAAACACAAGTAACTTTCTAGATACACAACACTAACTAAAATGACCCATCTTTCCTGATCACAGTTGTTATCCATGCAGAGTAACAACTACACAGGTCAGAGAACACTAAGACTAAGCCACTTACCAGTGATTTCCAGGCCCTTTGCATAGTTACCAGGGTAACCCCCGCTGGCCATCACCAACGTAACAGCAGCATGATCCTCTAGCCAGACAGGCATACACGTGGCAAGCCGGCCATTCATGGTGGCCTGGATAACCTCGTACAGGTCACTCCGAAGCAGCGGCAGAATAACCTTTAAACATTAAAATGATACAAAAGTATTTATGAATATTTATTCCACACTGAATCCTTCCAATTAGGAACACAGAGCAAGTCAGTCTGCAATAGACGTATTTGTGCATTCAGTTACAATAGGATGCAACAGACCAAGACGTGTAGAGAGGCTAGTTGTACCAGGTCTCCCGATGAATTGCCCAGCGCTAATCTTCGTTCATAGTGTTGCTACGCAAAGAAGGGTGAATAGGCAACAGACTTAGGGGTCATAGGGAACACACGGTGCAGGCAGACGTCTGCCCAAGGGAAATGAAGtgcaaacccccccccaaaaaaaaaaaacccaatgtaATTATCTAAACTGGGGTTaagagggggaggagccaagtACAGTCCTTAAAAtaattaaagtgccaggctccagtcacCCCCATCCAGTGTCCCCCCAGTGAATGAAGAAGAAACATTTGAACAAACACATTAGAATAGCTCCATATTAATCCATTTACAATAACGTGCCACGTACCTGACATTCTGGATCCCCAAATCGACAGTTAAACTCCAGCACCTTAAATCCCTCCTTTGTACGCATGATACCGGCATAGAGAACGCCTGAAAAAAACATTATGCGAAAGGTCACTCAATGTGACAAACTCATTTAGCTGAACTCCGTTCTGTAGTGAacccagtcagtcagtcagtcaatcaACTTGTAGCGTTAACTCCACCTTAAATAAATGATCTCTGCATCCCTCAAGAAGAGCCACTCACCAATATATGGGCTGCCCTCTTCTCGAATTCCATCAACTGCTCTTTGCAATACAGAACCCCGGATTTCATCTAGTAATTGCTTGGAGATCTAACGTGGTAAAGAAAGAAGGAGAATCATAGGGCTTCATTCAGAGGTGGACAGCTATGCAATAGAGGCTGAGAACTCATGCTCAAGCCTCAGCTAATGGGCCGCCTACAGAGACGCCCAACAGCTGCAGCTCGAACCCACCAACCCTATGGGTCCCTATTACACGGCCATCTGTGTCAGTGGAATTGGGGTATTCAACGCAGTCCCCGACACAGATCTACCTCCTGATACACCCCACCGGCAGTAtgtataaaaatataataataataataataatattattttttataaatCTCGAACACAGAAGACAGGGCCTACAAGCAGATATCTTATGGCTCTAATCAGATTGCATCACATGAGCCACATACTCCAGACCTGGGACATACCTGAGGGGCTGGACAATAGGCTCCCATTCCTCCCGTGTTGGGACCTTTGTCTCCATCCATCAGTCTTTTGTGATCCTGGGCTGGTGGCATTGGGGCAACAGTGACCCCATCAgtgaaacacaggcactgcaggacgTAACAGGCAGAGTTAGAGATGCAGTCTATATGTATTGTTTCTATTTCCGCAgagcacaaaaaataagattttacacctactggtaaatctttcacctagcccgtagaggatgctggggactccgtaaggaccatggggtatagacgggctccgcaggagacatgggcactataaagaacttttagtatgggtgtacactggctcctccctctatgcccctcctccagacctaagttagagaaactgtgcccagaggagatggacaatacgaggaaaggattttgtaaatcacagaacccacaccatataacctggaaatacgcaaccagttaacagtatgaacaaaacagtatcagtcaaagacagattccaactgtaacataacccttatgtaagcaacaactatatacaagtcttgcagaggtagtccgcactgggatgggcgcccagcatcctctacggactaggcgaaaaagatttaccggtaggtttaaaatcttattttcacttacgtcctagagcaggggtgtcaaactcaaattcatcgggggccgcatcagcagtttggtccccatcaaagggccggttgtatctgtaggtctatgtgtccactctttattatcataaattaatgtcactgcattcaattattactgttttttgtaataatgtaagtaataactagctctgaaagggggagacgcagagagagagcgcgaggggggagacgcagaggggggagagacggagagaggagcagagagagggggagacagaggggaaatggatagtgaggagatagggatagagaggggggagagacagagagagaaaggggggagacagacagagcgagaaaggaggagagagacagagtggggggagacagaggaaggagatgcatagagggggatacatggagagagggggggcagaggagcgagagagaggaggagcagcactttccacttgtacaacaatagtattgcattttcctgcctggcatcagtagtgcttacaatcaggggctgtcactgtgcatggagatggctgccagtgactctatgcatccctcccatgaacttttggcgctggtgacaatcaggaccggggtgtaacagccaggtgtccatgtgaacagcaatagagagagggacttggaatagttaaacaagtcgggcacatgcagcatttgagtctatggtggaggagctgaaagcagagcatctccttctccccctccggccgggagtcgggacccgagtcactgactgtgcagtgactgtcttaatgcacagggctccggggcactggtggtgggcagacaggcgcagcgttggtggcggcattaaatgagtcagtgagactcattgtaatgccggaagctcggggacctgaaccagcccccaccgcgggaacagtcagcccccctgtcaccgctgattgtaacagctcagagctaaagcagcatcaccacccggagctggccgcgggatcacggagtacccagccccgatccccggctgcggaacactggcagctctcagaccccaacaccctcctccagccgcaggttatccactgtccgaagcacaactcaccaaatcgaggagagctgcgccatcaagtccgcactggcaaggctccacctcctatttttaaagtttgcagccgggctacagagccatcaatcaatctggcaggctagggattggctgcagcgaagcgcgtcccacggacccacccatgtttgaaatgcgagtccgcgggccatcagacgaggtctggcgggccggatttggcccgcgggccttgtgtttgacacccctgtcctagaggatgctggggactccgtaaggacaaaataaagaaaaaaatctaCCTTCTTCCCTGATAGCACGATATGCCCACAGGTACAGGTCTTCCAAAAGTTGGTATCAAGAGATCTGGATCTCCTGTATCAGCACAGACATTACCCAGATCACATCACTAAAGAGTAGAGAGCAGCATTGCAGGAACTGGCGGAGTGGCAGGATGTCATAATTAAACCATCTGACAAGGGGGGGAATGTAGTGTTGTGGCCAAGGGATCTGTACATTGAAGAGTTGGAAAAACAACTTAATGataccaattgctataaaaaattaaTCTTCAGCCCCACACAACAATTTCTGAGGGAATATAATAAATTGCTCTCAGATGCACTTGGGAGTGGCACGATTCTAAAGAAAGATTTTGAATTTCTCCAAGTTAACAATCCCAAAACGCCCACACTATATCTCCTCCCCAAGGTCCACAAAAATGAGAGGAAACCCTTAGGTAGGCCTATCGTGTCCGGAAAGGGTAGTCTGACCGAGAAAGCCAGTGTCTTTGTAGACCAGTTTCTCAGGAAACATGTCATAACCCTTCCATCTTATTTAAGAGACACTATGGATGTCCTGAACAAAATTAACCAATTTGCGAGTTAATCCAGGTGTATGGCTGGTGTCATGTGACGTGGAAAGCCTTTACACCAGTATACACCATGGACAGGGCATCCATGCATCTAAATTCTTCTTGGACATGGAAGCACATTGTGAATTCAACAACTTTATTATCAGCCTATTGCAATTTGTCCTAACCAGGAATTATTTTGTCTGTAATGAATCCCACTACCTCCAGGTAAGAGGAACAGCAATGGGGACCgcgtgtgcccccacatatgctaacctctacctggggtggtgggagagggaagtTGCATTTCATGAGTCGATGGACAAATACACGGAAAACATCCTTTTGTATTGTAGATACATAGACGACATCTTCTTCCT encodes:
- the GART gene encoding trifunctional purine biosynthetic protein adenosine-3, with the translated sequence MADTVLVIGSGAREHALVWKLAQSAHVKEILVAPGNAGTCGGGKIANTDVPTSDHPRLIQFCKSKNITLVVVGPEAPLAAGLVDDLTAAGVRCFGPSAKAAQLEASKSFAKDFMDRHGIPTAKWKSFTDPKEACDFITSADFPALVVKASGLAAGKGVIVASSKEEACKAVREIMQEKAFGDAGETVVVEELLEGEEVSCLCFTDGVTVAPMPPAQDHKRLMDGDKGPNTGGMGAYCPAPQISKQLLDEIRGSVLQRAVDGIREEGSPYIGVLYAGIMRTKEGFKVLEFNCRFGDPECQVILPLLRSDLYEVIQATMNGRLATCMPVWLEDHAAVTLVMASGGYPGNYAKGLEITGLTEAKDLGLQVFHAGTALKDGKVVTSGGRVLTVTSIGKDLVSALEEANKGVEAITFSDAVYRKDIGYRAIAYLTQHRSLTYKDSGVDIGAGNALVQKIKPFAKATARPGCNAELGGFAGLFDLKAAGYMDPILVSGTDGVGTKLKIAQACNKHDTIGQDLVAMCVNDILAQGAEPLFFLDYFACGALDVSVAGSVVASIARACQIAGCALLGGETAEMPGMYAPGEYDLAGFAVGAVERGHMLPLLERITAGDLVIGVSSSGVHSNGFSLARKVLEKSGLELSSAAPSGCGDMTLGELLLTPTKIYSKSLLPILKSGCVKAYAHITGGGLLENIPRVLPASLGVTLDALCWRIPGVFSWLQKEGGLSEEELTRTFNCGIGAVLVVEKGLAGKVLMEVQAVEEAWIIGEVSSCPKDSSSVEVKNLMAALHSTESQPQPYISASVCGGPDKAWEGRARVAVLISGTGTNLEALIKSTKTPGSAAYIALVISNKAGVGGLQKAEAANIPTKVIDHRGYKSREEFDTAVDLVLEEFSIEFVCLAGFMRILSGPFVKKWNGKILNVHPSLLPSFKGAHAHRLVLEAGVRVTGCTVHFVAEEVDAGAIVFQEAVPVELGDTEETLSERVKKAEHKAFPAALQLVASGAVVLGTDGKLCWKKTPSNQGLAE